One stretch of Oligoflexus sp. DNA includes these proteins:
- a CDS encoding Type 1 glutamine amidotransferase-like domain-containing protein — MHFYLSSYQLCNQPSRFSSKFKGKRKVAIIKNALDFNEDIGWQSKKLDQQILDLKNLGLDGQIVDLRDFFNRKVELRENLSNYGGFWVVGGNAFVLRKAMRQSGFDEFLLSSLASDLVYGGYSAGVCVLSPSLHGIHLVDKPDILPAGYRGEPMWDGLNILKYSVAPHYASQHHESHLIEHAVKYFIENKMLFVALKDGESISCDIFSV; from the coding sequence GTCTTATCAGCTTTGCAATCAACCATCAAGATTTTCGTCGAAATTTAAAGGAAAGAGGAAGGTCGCTATCATCAAGAATGCTCTGGACTTCAATGAGGATATTGGATGGCAGAGTAAGAAGCTGGATCAACAAATACTCGATCTGAAAAACCTTGGTCTTGATGGCCAGATCGTCGATTTAAGAGATTTCTTCAACAGGAAAGTCGAGTTAAGAGAAAATCTGTCAAATTATGGCGGTTTCTGGGTCGTTGGAGGGAATGCATTTGTTTTGCGTAAGGCTATGCGACAGAGTGGTTTCGATGAATTCTTGCTTTCGTCATTGGCCTCTGATCTAGTTTATGGGGGATATAGCGCTGGAGTTTGTGTGTTGAGCCCTTCCTTGCATGGAATCCACCTCGTGGATAAGCCTGATATTCTGCCTGCCGGATATCGAGGGGAGCCTATGTGGGATGGTTTGAACATTTTAAAGTATAGCGTTGCGCCGCATTATGCGAGTCAACACCACGAATCTCATTTGATAGAACACGCTGTCAAGTATTTCATCGAAAACAAGATGTTATTCGTCGCTCTTAAAGATGGAGAGTCGATTTCGTGTGATATTTTCTCTGTATGA
- a CDS encoding DUF1801 domain-containing protein — translation MASKTPKKSTKGATKRKALKTKARPKTAAKTRQPKQAGPVKLLSGGNPQIPKGDGDAPVQAYIAAMPGWKQELGRRLDAIIVQTVPHVKKAVKWNTPFYGLEGEGWFVSFHVFTRYVKVTFFRGTSLRPLPPGESKHKEVRYLDIHEGDLDETQFAEWVKQASQLPGEKL, via the coding sequence ATGGCTTCCAAAACACCAAAGAAGTCAACGAAAGGCGCAACCAAGCGGAAGGCGCTAAAGACCAAGGCGCGGCCAAAAACTGCTGCAAAAACCAGGCAGCCTAAGCAGGCCGGGCCGGTGAAACTCCTTTCAGGCGGCAATCCTCAGATCCCCAAGGGCGACGGCGACGCGCCCGTACAGGCCTACATCGCAGCCATGCCGGGCTGGAAGCAGGAGCTTGGACGTCGGCTCGATGCGATCATTGTTCAGACCGTCCCTCACGTGAAAAAGGCAGTGAAATGGAATACACCCTTCTATGGCCTCGAAGGCGAAGGCTGGTTCGTCTCGTTCCATGTCTTCACCCGTTACGTAAAGGTAACCTTCTTCAGAGGCACTTCGCTGCGTCCCTTGCCTCCCGGCGAATCCAAGCACAAGGAAGTGCGTTACCTCGATATTCATGAGGGCGATCTGGATGAAACTCAGTTTGCCGAATGGGTTAAACAAGCGAGTCAATTGCCAGGAGAAAAACTTTAA
- a CDS encoding 5-(carboxyamino)imidazole ribonucleotide synthase, with protein sequence MRVGFLGGGQLARMMGLAGYPLGLRFRCLDPNPESPAADVMEHVQGPLNDPDALRTFAKDLDCITIESENIPVSTLENLILHGSKINPGIKALATSQDRLYEKTTFQKLGIPTADFANIASREELEHEVRSRGGAFILKTRREGYDGKGQFRIKSPADVDAAWAALGGKDLILEKWLGFDAECSLISVRDVQGNTRFYPLVHNVHKEGILFTSESWTTFSKKPLQSKAEAYAQKVMQELDYVGVLTIEFFVMGDELIANEMAPRVHNSGHWTIEGAVTSQFENHLRAILGLPLGSTDLREPFTMINVVGYMPPAADLLKIDGLCLHDYRKKAAPRRKLGHITLLRPSQEKCDAVMKFLK encoded by the coding sequence ATGAGAGTCGGATTTTTAGGAGGCGGGCAGCTCGCCCGCATGATGGGATTGGCTGGTTATCCTTTGGGTTTGAGGTTCCGCTGTCTGGATCCCAACCCCGAGTCGCCAGCTGCGGATGTGATGGAACATGTCCAAGGGCCGCTCAATGATCCCGATGCGCTGCGAACGTTTGCCAAGGACCTCGACTGCATCACGATTGAAAGCGAAAATATCCCCGTTTCCACCCTCGAAAATCTTATTCTCCACGGTTCGAAAATTAATCCCGGCATCAAAGCCCTCGCCACCTCCCAGGATCGCCTCTACGAAAAAACCACTTTTCAAAAACTCGGGATTCCCACGGCAGACTTTGCGAATATCGCGAGCCGCGAGGAGCTGGAGCATGAAGTGCGTTCCCGCGGTGGGGCCTTCATCCTAAAAACCCGGCGTGAAGGCTATGATGGCAAAGGCCAGTTCCGCATTAAATCCCCTGCGGATGTGGATGCAGCCTGGGCGGCTTTGGGTGGGAAGGATCTTATTCTTGAAAAGTGGCTCGGCTTCGATGCCGAGTGCTCTCTGATTTCCGTTCGGGATGTCCAGGGCAACACCCGTTTTTATCCTTTGGTCCATAATGTTCACAAGGAAGGCATCCTTTTCACCAGTGAATCCTGGACCACGTTCTCCAAAAAACCTCTGCAATCCAAAGCCGAAGCCTATGCACAAAAGGTTATGCAGGAGCTCGATTACGTCGGTGTGCTGACCATTGAATTTTTTGTGATGGGCGATGAATTGATTGCCAATGAAATGGCGCCACGGGTTCATAACTCCGGTCATTGGACCATTGAAGGAGCTGTGACCAGTCAGTTCGAAAACCACCTGCGGGCCATCCTGGGTCTTCCCTTGGGTTCCACAGACCTGCGCGAACCATTCACCATGATCAACGTCGTGGGTTACATGCCGCCGGCGGCTGATCTTCTCAAGATCGACGGACTCTGCCTGCATGATTATCGGAAAAAAGCGGCCCCCAGACGCAAACTGGGGCATATCACTCTTCTGCGTCCAAGTCAGGAAAAGTGCGACGCTGTAATGAAGTTCTTAAAATAA
- the purE gene encoding 5-(carboxyamino)imidazole ribonucleotide mutase encodes MTTSIQVGVIMGSKSDWETMMPAAEILKSWNIPFEAKVVSAHRTPELLVSYAKTAVERGLKVIIAGAGGAAHLPGMVASLTDLPVIGVPVQSKTLNGLDSLLSIVQMPRGVPVATVAIGSAGAANAALLALKILGLQDPDLQKRLAKNRAEVAAEVLAQKLELPQ; translated from the coding sequence ATGACGACGTCCATACAGGTCGGTGTGATCATGGGTTCCAAATCCGATTGGGAAACCATGATGCCCGCGGCTGAGATTCTTAAGTCCTGGAACATTCCCTTTGAAGCCAAGGTCGTGTCGGCTCACCGCACGCCCGAACTTTTGGTCAGCTATGCGAAAACCGCTGTCGAGCGTGGTCTGAAGGTGATCATCGCCGGTGCCGGTGGGGCCGCGCATCTTCCCGGGATGGTGGCTTCCCTGACCGATCTGCCTGTGATCGGAGTTCCGGTTCAATCCAAAACCCTGAACGGTTTGGATTCCCTTCTTTCCATCGTCCAGATGCCTCGCGGTGTTCCGGTCGCGACTGTCGCCATCGGTTCCGCAGGTGCCGCCAATGCCGCTCTTCTGGCTTTGAAAATTCTTGGACTGCAGGATCCTGATTTGCAGAAGCGCCTCGCCAAAAATCGGGCTGAGGTGGCTGCTGAGGTTCTGGCTCAAAAACTGGAGTTGCCGCAATGA